CACCATTTTGACACATCCACCTTTTCCTATTCATTCTGTCCAGATAGCAAAAGATGCCAAGGAGTGTGTGCAGGAGTGTGTCAGCGAGTTCATCAGCTTCATCACGTCGGAGGCCAGTGAGCGCTGCCACCAGGAGAAGAGGAAGACCATCAACGGCGAGGACATCCTGTTTGCCATGTCCACCCTGGGCTTCGACATGTACGTGGAGCCCCTGAAACTCTACCTTCAGAAGttcagagaggtgagagggagaagggagagagagcctgggtgtgtgtgcgtgcaattTCTCGACCTAAGACATTTGCCTGTGGACTGGTGCGTTCTCGAGTTCTCAGGAAGTCTCTATGTATGGCCTTGACTCAAACACAAAGGGCTTGATGTTGCTGTGTCCTTCCCTTACCTGGCCATTAAAGGGGAATGCAAACACTTCAGGAGTAGATCTAAGCAAATATATAtatcctgatatatatatattcaatccACTAATACTAAACGTGCATTTAACATAAAAACATCTCTATATTTAGTGTTTTGATGGTCGACCAGGTTTATTTGAGCAATGATCAGCACCATTTTAAATTGCCATAGAAACGACTGACGCCAGTGTGGCAGGAATCAGCAAATTGTTTGTGGTATTGAATTTGCGCTCGGAGTGAATCGAAGAGAGTGAGGATAGGCGTTGACAATGAAGATGGCGACAACAAGTGGCAATTCAAACAGCCCCCGGCTGTATGAATTGGCTCCAAAAAATCCCTCTAAACTTCCATCGGCTGCCCAAGGATCTACAACTTTTGAAGAAGTGGCTCCATGTCCTGAAGAGAAAGGACGTGCCAGCTCGCGCTTGCAGGATCTGCAGACAGCACTTAGGAGGGAGACTTCACGATGAAGGGCCAGGCTAGCGTTTGACACGAGATGAAGGTAACAAGCTAATTGCATCTGAAGTGTTTTGTGTAACACCCCCCCCAACAAATAACGTTAGCAAGCAACTCAACTGCAACTAAAATTGCAATACAGTTTATCTGTGTACCCCTGATATTAGGTAACGTTAGTTACTGTAGCAAGCTTCCATCTCAGATAGTCAAGTACTGTAATACATTTTGTTGACAGATTTATTTTTGTGATCTTTTGTTAGCTCCACCTCATTTAGCGAGACTGAAGTTGACATAGCTAATGTTTGCTGAAAAATAAATGTccttctattgtgtgtgtgtgttgacaaggCACACAGGACAGGTAGCTTGTTAATGCCAACTGATATATTTGGGTTCAGTTGTCTTAACAAaacattttgtttgttttcaggatGACATCTTCATCCCTGAAATGTTTTCATCCTGGAGGAGCCTGTGCAGGAGGCAGAGGTGGTACTTGCAAATCTGTGTTATTTCTAAGGCTATTGTTTATTTCAAGTATATGCAGTAATTCTATTTAACTAGCCTAATAGATGCCTTAATTGTTTTCTTCCAACAGGAAGGAAAGGTTATTGCAGCATGCCAAACTGACCACCTGGTGCCAGAGTGTTCCTGTGCGGTGGAGAAGAGGTCCAGCGGGACCATCACTAAAGAGCTCTGGGCCCAGCTAGATTGCGCCCACGACCATCAGTATACAATCGAGTCCTGCCCCTATACGCCACAGATGGAGTTGACGGAGAGTGAgatcagtgaagaccataacTCGCTGTATGGACCTGAGAGCTCAGAATCACAATCTCAGTGCGAGCCAAGATATACTATCAATCACTTTGGGGAAGCGGGATGGTGTTCCGAAAATGGAGAAGGAGCAGGCCATTCAACAGCCAATTCAAAGATACACCCATCCATAAAGGGAATCCGAGTGGAATAGTTTTCCCGCTTATGTTATTTTTTACTCTTTTTCAATGGATGTGCTACCTACCTTGTCCCGGTTCTGCTGTTTCAACTCTCTCAACCTAtgaatgctcagctatgaaaagccaactgacatttgctTCTGAAGTGTTGAACTGTTGCACCCTCTTACCACTCTGGTTATTATTTTGATGTAAAAGGGGCTTTTGTAAAAATACAATTGATTGTTTGCTGTGCTGGATGCTGTGTATTCACTGTCTGAGTGATGGGACATTTTTATAGTATCTGTAGCATATTTTGGTGTGTATTTAATCTGCATTTTAACTTCTTAATGTGGCATTCAGCAGTAGAAACCATAACAAAGAGGCCCCCTGCTCTtcttttggtaaaaagctgagggataggGCCGGAGAAATGTAagcactctcaaattcatagacagagttatagatgcaaggactgaccatccatgatatcaaaattgtaAATCTCTTTCTATGATCTGTTTCCACTACCATGTACCCAGTTTGCTTTGGATAaaggtgtctgctaaatggcatatattattgaaGTCTACTTTGACTCTGCCTACTAGTTTCCAGTGTAGGTACCATTCCTTTCCAATAGAAGGCAGCCAAAGCTAGTTGAAGTCACTACTCTAGCGACAGGGACACCGGGTTAGTGCGCATTGAAAGTAGTTTTATCTTCAAAGCAAGTTTATCTGGTTACACTTGAACCTGTTATAGTGGACAAGCTAACTCATACTATTTTTTACATAAGACCCAGGCATTAGGTATATGTCTTAGGCTAGATTTACTAAATTAATTTTAATCAATGCCTTTGCTTCTGGCTATTCTCCCTTGTGTCCCTCCATAGGGTGAACTGGTGATAATCTGCCAGGCTGTATGCTCTGCAAACAAAATCATAAGAAAAGTTAGTCTGATACCTAAACTAAATCACAATGTATTTATAATGAGCACGCCCCATTATTGGTTAGAATGAGATTTCATGAATCATGATGTCTACGATTCGAACTCTGGTCGTCTAATCGAAAGGTAAATGTGTTACCTACGCGCCAAACAGCACTGATGATAAACAGAGTTATAGAATACTATAACGAATACTACATATATTGGACACCTACCCACTAATGATAATAACCTTAAACAATTGATAATCAAGCAAAATTTCACAAATTATTTAACTGGCATATCGACTGCTGACTGGCCGAGTAAACTCTTCAGCCAGGAAGTCCTTCGTAAGGATTAGTGACGCGTTCAACAACTACATCgtcatccagacagactgacaggaacccaGCCACCATCCGCTGGGATTTTGTGCTGTATCGCCACCAtctctctacaacacacacactcatactctagcCATTACCTGGCAGCATCCCCACTCACACCAGTTTGTTTGCCTATTCCAACCCTTTAGCTGAGGTGTTTCAGGCGGCATATATCTGTGTTGTTATTGCTACGAGAATAGACTCTTTGATCTTGGGcaatgattggctcaaacatgAACGGCTTCAGTAGGTTTATTGGCTCCCTAACTAACAATTATTTAATTCTCTGTAATAAACTAATTCGCAGACTTGGAGCTACTCTGTAAATTCAGCCATTTTGGGGAGTTCCAAAATGCTCTCCTGCCATTGACGAAACAATGCCAATATGACGGTTTACAGCTGGCGTTGTAAATCgtagtgtttccattcccctttaacaTATCACACGGTTGATGCTGTGGAAATACAGCTCAATGTTAAATACTAACACGTTCTTAATGTGTATCTATAGGCGATGAAAGGGGAGAAGGGAATCGGAGGCGTATCTGTAACGGAGGGACTCGGAGAAGAACTCACGGACGACAGCTTCGGTAAGTGGGGCCTCAATCCTCATAGAAAGTATCAACTGTCGTTATCTTCCTCCAGCACTCTGTTAAAAGC
This sequence is a window from Oncorhynchus gorbuscha isolate QuinsamMale2020 ecotype Even-year linkage group LG01, OgorEven_v1.0, whole genome shotgun sequence. Protein-coding genes within it:
- the LOC124038646 gene encoding nuclear transcription factor Y subunit beta isoform X2, coding for MDGDSSTTDASQLGMSGEYMAGSHYVIQSHDDDGDESLHDHEEGNGSKENFREQDIYLPIANVARIMKNAVPQTGKIAKDAKECVQECVSEFISFITSEASERCHQEKRKTINGEDILFAMSTLGFDMYVEPLKLYLQKFREDDIFIPEMFSSWRSLCRRQRKERLLQHAKLTTWCQSVPVRWRRGPAGPSLKSSGPS